In Populus nigra chromosome 1, ddPopNigr1.1, whole genome shotgun sequence, one genomic interval encodes:
- the LOC133685733 gene encoding peamaclein-like — translation MKLFFAALLLCSLLFSSSFLEPVMAKSSFCTKKCNTRCANAGIQDRCLKYCGICCEQCKCVPSGTYGNKHECPCYRDKRNSKGKPKCP, via the exons ATGAAGCTCTTCTTTGCTGCTTTGTTGCTGTGCTCCCTCCTCTTCAGCTCATCTTTCTTGGAACCTGTCATGGCCAAGTCAT CTTTCTGTACCAAGAAGTGCAATACGAGGTGCGCCAACGCTGGCATACAAGACAGGTGCTTGAAGTACTGTGGAATATGCTGTGAACAGTGCAAGTGTGTGCCTTCTGGAACTTATGGGAACAAGCACGAGTGCCCATGTTACAGGGACAAAAGGAACTCCAAGGGCAAGCCCAAGTGTCCTTAA